In Daucus carota subsp. sativus chromosome 4, DH1 v3.0, whole genome shotgun sequence, one DNA window encodes the following:
- the LOC108217381 gene encoding probable FBD-associated F-box protein At1g32375, with product MGSRRAKITREAMRNMITRVDRISNLPDSLLLIILSLLPFDLAVRTSVLSKRWRRVCMSLSNALFDDRYGRFSGVQFNTSVDRFVMCRPRDLYIDSFGLECGGRVDSDFVDKWVDKVLKHRVKDLTLGFSFEGVPYRLIHDVYAYGKFEALRLKRGILVIISDVLRFSRLKVLEFREVTFSTYESVKEILVNCPVLEDLVIQRCKWLSGGDHLYVCGSVLKNLVLKCNEYFLIENQHRISIDTPALETLRFGDSTWANLSIEGSWLSLGTAHISVESVASVFKLLHKFCNVKFLTLTDKKLMVLNRISDLNLPILPSLIELELRVNRWTCWTVLPKILGSSPNLQSLELSYEVNLKIDGEDSYRELWSSPRLVPTCLSSNLKTIQIGIFNETKQEFSLVQYLLLHGRALREMSLYCSIDCSEWKKFRIRKKLLKFHRGSKTCKINVD from the exons ATGGGTTCCAGACGCGCCAAGATTACAAGAGAGGCCATGCGAAACATGATCACAAGGGTCGATAGAATCAGCAATCTCCCAGACTCGCTACTCCTCATCATCCTCTCCTTGCTTCCATTCGATTTAGCCGTGCGCACCAGTGTTCTGTCCAAGAGATGGAGGCGTGTTTGCATGTCACTCTCCAATGCTCTTTTCGATGATAGGTATGGCCGTTTTTCTGGAGTGCAGTTCAATACTTCTGTCGATAGGTTTGTAATGTGTAGGCCTCGTGATTTGTATATCGATTCGTTCGGTTTGGAATGCGGAGGGCGCGTTGATTCTGATTTTGTGGATAAGTGGGTTGATAAAGTACTTAAGCACCGAGTGAAAGATTTGACGCTAGGGTTTAGCTTTGAAGGTGTTCCATATCGATTAATTCATGATGTGTATGCCTATGGAAAATTCGAAGCTCTGAGGCTTAAACGGGGAATATTGGTTATTATTTCGGATGTTTTGAGATTTTCGAGGCTGAAGGTTCTTGAGTTCCGGGAAGTTACTTTCTCGACTTATGAGTCAGTCAAGGAGATCTTGGTGAACTGTCCGGTGCTTGAGGATTTAGTGATTCAGAGGTGTAAATGGCTTAGCGGCGGGGACCATCTCTATGTTTGTGGATCGGTGTTGAAGAATTTGGTGTTGAAATGTAATGAgtattttttaatagaaaatcaACATCGGATTAGTATAGATACACCGGCGTTAGAGACTCTCCGATTTGGAGACTCTACGTGGGCTAATCTCTCTATTGAGGGCAGTTGGTTGTCCCTCGGGACGGCTCATATCTCTGTTGAGTCGGTTGCTTCTGTGTTtaagcttcttcataaattTTGTAATGTCAAGTTTTTGACTTTGACAGATAAGAAGCTTATG GTACTCAATCGTATATCTGATCTCAATTTGCCTATATTGCCTAGTTTGATTGAGTTAGAGCTCCGTGTAAATCGTTGGACTTGTTGGACTGTACTGCCAAAAATACTTGGAAGCTCACCCAACCTTCAAAGTCTTGAACTTTCATAT GAGGTTAATTTAAAAATCGACGGCGAAGATAGTTATCGTGAATTGTGGAGTAGCCCACGACTAGTTCCAACATGCTTGTCCTCAAATCTGAAAACAATACAGATTGGAATATTCAATGAAACAAAGCAAGAGTTCTCACTTGTTCAATACTTGCTCCTGCATGGGAGAGCTTTGAGAGAGATGTCGCTTTACTGTTCGATTGATTGTTCCGAATGGAAAAAGTTTAGGATCCGGAAGAAGCTACTGAAGTTTCACAGAGGTTCAAAGACTTGCAAGATTAATGTTGATTAA
- the LOC108218065 gene encoding FBD-associated F-box protein At4g10400-like: MAPKRSKISRVDRISNLPDSLLLMILSLLPFELAVRTSVLSKRWRPLCMSLKNLRFNDKKVRKTTVQFKSAVERFLMQRPKGLNLDQFGLVCGGSYEFEKVDEWIRKVLDHKVKDLSLSFCFRGGSYVLPPDVYAYEGFEILRLNSRILIDIPNEISFSRVKVLEFVYVKFSSYESVKDLLLNCPVLEDLVIVKCEARGGSCLSICGSALRNLKVKCNELAIGAAKLDIVIDTPGVETLKIADDTWANIFVKDTLLSLRTARIDVGMERRTFNKSVFRLLDNIYHVKFLTLTDKVVGVLDECAPDSYKIAYKI, translated from the exons ATGGCTCCCAAACGATCGAAGATTTCAAGGGTCGACAGAATCAGCAATTTGCCCGACTCGCTGCTCCTCATGATCCTCTCGTTGCTTCCATTTGAATTAGCTGTGCGCACTAGTGTTTTGTCGAAGAGATGGAGGCCTCTTTGCATGTCCCTAAAGAATCTTCGCTTCAACGATAAGAAGGTTCGTAAGACTACAGTCCAGTTTAAAAGTGCTGTTGAGAGGTTCTTAATGCAGAGGCCTAAGGGTTTGAATCTTGATCAATTCGGTCTGGTTTGTGGAGGGAGTTACGAATTTGAGAAAGTCGATGAGTGGATTCGTAAAGTACTTGACCACAAAGTGAAAGATTTGAGCCTCAGCTTTTGTTTTAGGGGTGGGTCGTATGTTTTGCCTCCGGATGTATATGCCTAtgaaggttttgaaattttaagaTTGAATAGCAGAATCTTGATTGATATTCCAAATGAAATTAGTTTTTCTAGGGTTAAGGTTCTTGAGTTTGTGTATGTTAAGTTTTCGAGTTATGAGTCGGTTAAGGACCTTTTGCTCAACTGTCCAGTGCTGGAAGATTTGGTTATTGTCAAGTGTGAAGCCCGTGGCGGCTCTTGTCTCTCGATTTGTGGATCAGCGTTGAGGAATTTGAAGGTGAAATGCAATGAGCTTGCTATTGGAGCTGCCAAACTTGATATTGTGATAGATACACCGGGAGTAGAGACTCTCAAAATTGCAGACGATACATGGGCAAATATCTTTGTTAAGGACACTTTGTTGTCTCTCAGAACCGCTCGTATTGATGTCGGTATGGAACGAAGGACTTTTAACAAGTCCGTGTTCAGGCTTCTTGATAATATTTATCATGTCAAGTTTTTGACTCTAACTGATAAGGTTGTTGGG GTCCTCGATGAATGTGCACCTGATTCATACAAGATAGCATACAAGATATAA
- the LOC135152306 gene encoding ruBisCO large subunit-binding protein subunit alpha, chloroplastic-like: MTIDGSSFISAYDIGLAMGMYESTFAFLRHWHELFNIKNNILSLLFTGWFPEKAGQTEAVPDQEVTKERGTLKRLRNATRRELGMVASSLLGFCHGLGFRERDSFFVAFLKSRWGFVRIAMEKGCDTVPAFGFGYQLSKSQGHEVLSKHCRRLDGAEYQASDLSLLIENTFVEHLGLARKITITKDSTTIIADAAPKDEIQARIAQIKKELSETDSVYDSEKLAERIAKLSGGVAVIKVGATTETELEDRKLRIEDAKNATFAAIEEGIVPGGCAALVHLSEYVPPIKAKLEDVEERLGADIVQKVRDQ; this comes from the exons ATGACCATAGATGGATCATCATTTATCAGTGCTTATGAT ATAGGGCTGGCAATGGGAATGTACGAGAGCACATTTGCATTCTTACGTCATTGGCATGAGTTGTTTAATATCAAAAAcaa TATTCTGTCGTTGCTTTTCACTGGATGGTTTCCCGAAAAAGCGGGCCAAACCGAGGCTGTGCCTGACCAAGAGGTTACTAAGGAGCGCGGGACGCTGAAGCGACTGCGGAATGCTACTCGCCGGGAACTAGGTATG GTTGCCTCTTCTCTGTTGGGTTTTTGTcatggtttgggttttagagaaAGAGATTCatttttt GTTGCATTTCTCAAGTCAAGATGGGGATTTGTTCGCATAGCTATGGAGAAGGGATGTGATACAGTGCCAGCTTTTGGCTTTGGTTAT CAACTCAGCAAGAGTCAAGGACATGAAGTGTTGTCTAAGCATTGTAGAAGACTAGATG GAGCTGAATACCAAGCCAGTGACTTGAGTTTACTCATTGAGAACACCTTTGTTGAACATCTTGGTTTGGCAAGAAAGATCACCATCACTAAGGATTCGACAACCATTATAGCTGATGCTGCACCAAAGGATGAGATTCAGGCTAGGATTGCACAGATTAAGAAAGAATTGTCTGAGACCGACTCTGTTTATGATTCTGAGAAACTTGCAGAAAGAATCGCAAAGTTATCTGGCGGGGTTGCTGTCATTAAGGTAGGTGCTACAACTGAGACCGAGCTTGAGGATCGTAAGCTTCGTATCGAGGATGCAAAGAATGCAACTTTTGCTGCCATAGAAGAAGGTATTGTGCCTGGTGGTTGTGCCGCCTTGGTTCATTTGTCAGAATATGTTCCTCCCATCAAGGCCAAGCTTGAGGATGTAGAGGAGCGTCTCGGAGCTGACATAGTACAAAAG